In the Dyella humicola genome, CCCAAGAATGCCGTGCACCTCGCGCTTGCGCTGCGCTTTACGGCCGAGAGAATTATCGACGCGCTCAAGCTACTGGAAAGCGATACTGCTGGCTGAGTCGTTCCTGGCGGGAGACGAAGGAGCCGGCGTGCTCCCTGCCCTCCTCTACGGCAGCATGCTATCGAACGTGGGTTTTGCGGCTGCATTCTGGGCCGCGTGCGCTTCCCTCGAGGCCTTCGCGCGAAACGTTTGCCGAGCGGTGAGGCATTGCACTCGACCTGCCCGCGATCGGCCCAAAGCGAACGGCATGCGCATGCTCACGGCGTCGATGCATCCACGACTTCGATCGTCGTGACGAAACTCACCCAACGATCGCTGCGCTTGTCCTTGGGAACGATCAGCCTGAAGGGGCTGTCCGGTGCAAGCGGTTTGCCGTCTCTCGAGTCCGCCAGGATCACTTGGGTATTGCCAAAGTCGGGGTGAAGCTCGGCCGCGCTGAACACGACTTGATGGCCGTCCGCCGCGGTGACACGGATGAGCCTCGCCAGGGCGCGCCCCTCCAGCGCATCACCCGACGCCACGCAGGTGCGGCTCACGATGTCTTCGAGCGCCACGCCTTGCCACGTGCTCGGCTGTTCGTCTTGCGCAGCGGCTTTCACGGTAGCCCGCGGCATGGTCGCCAAGGCCGCCTGATCGAGAAGATCCGCCGGCTTGCCGTCCAACACCAGCTTGATCGTCGGATGATCGGCCTGACGCGACGCAGGCTCCGCCGCATACGCCGACAGGGCGAGACAAGAAAGGCAGCTGAAGATCCATCGAAGATGCATGGCCTGGCCATCCTGCGGCACGCCGCAATCGTCACTTCATCGCGCCATGGGTACTTTCATATGACCCACGACACAGCAACAGCTTACGCCGCTCCGGCGCGAAGGGCGCTGCCAAACTTCGTATCGACTGGCCGGCACAGCCAGCTGGCCTCTCGAAGAGCCTGGCTGGCGATTCCGGCTTACTTCCGCTTTCTCAGCGGATCGAGCAGCGACTTCAGGCCGTTGTGATCAAGCTCAAGCGCCAAGGCCAGCAAGTTGCCCAGGTCGCCGGGCGGAAAGCCCTTGCGGGCGTACCAGGCGAGGTAGGCGCCGGGCAGGTCGGCGATCAGGCGGCCTTGATACTTGCCGTAAGGCATGCTGATGGTCACAAGTCGCTGCAGGTCTTCCGCCTTCACTTGGCGAACAACCGCGAACGGTCGGCGAAGGCCTTGAACTCCAGGGCATTGCCACACGGGTCGAGCAGAAACATGGTGGCCTGCTCGCCGGGCTGCCCTTTGAAGCGAATGTGCGGGGCGACGACGAAGCGCGTGCCCCTGGCTTCCAGTCGTGCTGCCAACGCCTGCCAATCACCCATCGACAGCACCACGCCGAAGTGGCGAACCGGCACATCGTCGCCGTCCACGTCGTGCGCGGCGACAGCGCGCGCTTCTTCAGGCGCGAGATGCGCCACGATCTGGTGTCCGTAGAAATCGAAGTCCACCCAACTTTCGCTGGATCGGCCTTCCGGACAACCCAGCAGCTCGCCATAGAACGCACGCGCATTCGCCAACGAGGTGACCGGAAAGGCGAGATGGAATGGAGGCAGGTCGACCATGTCTGGGCTCAGCTGTAAGGGTACGCTTTATTACCATCCTGCCGCATTTTTACAAACTTCCTCGCGACGCCGCCCGAGCCACCGATGTGGCCAGCGGATTCAATGGGGCCTTTCAACATACCCCCTACTCCCGAACTCTATGGGTATTGCAACGACCGGATGGTTCCGCAGTCAAAACGGCGCCAGGTTCGCTATGCTGCGAGCGCGGAGTCGGGTTCACTCCCGGGTCTGAGAGGATGGAACCCGACCCTGTTTTGAAAGTCGACCCTGACCCTGTTTTGATGCGAAAGCCCGGGAGCTTCGTGATCCAAGTGAACTGCAACGTGAGCGATGGGCTTTGTGCACGCCATGGGTGAACGCAAGTCGGATTCCCGCTGGGCGGCCGCCATCTTCATCGCTTTGCTCATCCTGCTCACGCTGGCTGTCCTTTATGCGCCGCGCTTCCAGCTTCCCGCGGCAGGACCCAAAGTCGTCCCTTCGCCGCGGCCGATCATACCTAGCGTCAACCTGTGGCTGAGCACGGCAGATCGCCGACTGAAGCTGGAACAGCAACCGGACATTGAGCTGAGCGCCCGCGGTGCGTCGCCGGCCGACGTGGTCATTGACGTCCAGCGGAAATATCAATCCATGGTCGGTTTCGGGGCGGCCATGACGGACTCGTCGGCGTGGTTGCTCCAGAACAACCTGAATGAGCGGCAGCGCCGTGCCTTGTTGCAAGAGTTGTATGGCCCACCACCCAACCTCAACCTGACCATGATGCGCCTGACCATTGGCGCCTCGGATTTCTCGTTGCAGCCTTATACCCTGGATGATGTTCCCTTCGGCCAGGTCGACCCACAATTGCTGCATTTCAATGTGACTTCGAATTTGCGCGACGTGATCCCGACCGTGCGCGAGGTCCTTTCCATCGATCCGGAGCTGCGCATCATCGCGTCGCCATGGAGCGCGCCGGCGTGGATGAAAACCAGTGAAAACCTGATTGGCGGGGACTTGCTGGAGCAGTACGAAAGTACGTACGCGGACTATCTCGTCAAGTACCTCGACACTTACCGCGGCTATGGCATCCCGATCTTCGCATTGACCTTGCAAAACGAGCCCGGCTTCATACCGATCACCTACCCCGGCATGGAAATGACTGCGGCGACGCGGGCACGCATCGTTGCGCAATACCTCGGCCCGAAGCTGGCAAACCGCAGGCCGAAGACACGCCTGCTGGAATGGGATCACAACTGGAGTCATCCCGAGCAGCCCTTGGATGTGTTGGCCGGTCCGGACGCTGCGCGCTATATCGATGGCG is a window encoding:
- a CDS encoding VOC family protein; translated protein: MVDLPPFHLAFPVTSLANARAFYGELLGCPEGRSSESWVDFDFYGHQIVAHLAPEEARAVAAHDVDGDDVPVRHFGVVLSMGDWQALAARLEARGTRFVVAPHIRFKGQPGEQATMFLLDPCGNALEFKAFADRSRLFAK
- a CDS encoding glycoside hydrolase family 30 protein; translated protein: MGERKSDSRWAAAIFIALLILLTLAVLYAPRFQLPAAGPKVVPSPRPIIPSVNLWLSTADRRLKLEQQPDIELSARGASPADVVIDVQRKYQSMVGFGAAMTDSSAWLLQNNLNERQRRALLQELYGPPPNLNLTMMRLTIGASDFSLQPYTLDDVPFGQVDPQLLHFNVTSNLRDVIPTVREVLSIDPELRIIASPWSAPAWMKTSENLIGGDLLEQYESTYADYLVKYLDTYRGYGIPIFALTLQNEPGFIPITYPGMEMTAATRARIVAQYLGPKLANRRPKTRLLEWDHNWSHPEQPLDVLAGPDAARYIDGVAWHCYEGSPYAEGRVHRAYTQKDAYITECSGGDWASSINGELLWFSRDLLIAGIRQWARGVVYWNLALDENHGPHFGGCAACKGVITIDSHTGAVSRNDEYYALAHFSKFVLPDAIRVGSTAIDNGIDNVAFQNASDGSIVLVMVNSNAEARLVSVAEGQTRFEYTMPPQSVATFVWNPDQAGAWMRRIRSWLKKTR
- a CDS encoding molybdopterin-dependent oxidoreductase translates to MHLRWIFSCLSCLALSAYAAEPASRQADHPTIKLVLDGKPADLLDQAALATMPRATVKAAAQDEQPSTWQGVALEDIVSRTCVASGDALEGRALARLIRVTAADGHQVVFSAAELHPDFGNTQVILADSRDGKPLAPDSPFRLIVPKDKRSDRWVSFVTTIEVVDASTP
- a CDS encoding DUF3820 family protein — protein: MKAEDLQRLVTISMPYGKYQGRLIADLPGAYLAWYARKGFPPGDLGNLLALALELDHNGLKSLLDPLRKRK